The following proteins are co-located in the Microvirga ossetica genome:
- a CDS encoding ABC transporter permease, translating into MSRSDRIRRLGTLVRKEVYQIVRDPSSILITLVLPVVLLFLFGYAVSLDTTRTRIGLVIEDMTPVTQDLAASFQASAYFDVAYGRDRREFEEDLVLGRVRGIVIIPATFAADFAADRNPALQVIVDGSEPNNANFVQNYTQGTVATWAALRRSESMGKAPPITVEQRFWFNPELTSRFFLVPGSIAIVMTLVGTLLTSLVIAREWERGTMEAVMATPVTAIELLIGKIVPYFLLGLASMTLCVLLAVFVFDVPFRGSVVALYALCATFLIPALGQGLLISAATKNQFLASQLALMSAFLPAFLLSGFLFEIDSMPTAIQWITMIVPSRYLIPSLQTVFLAGDIWPMFGQAIAVMLLMGAILFVLAARNIRKRIV; encoded by the coding sequence ATGAGCCGCTCCGATCGCATTCGCAGGCTTGGCACCCTCGTCCGCAAGGAGGTTTACCAGATCGTCCGGGATCCGAGCAGCATTCTGATTACCCTCGTGCTGCCCGTCGTCCTGCTGTTCCTGTTCGGCTATGCGGTCTCCCTGGACACGACGCGTACGCGCATCGGCCTCGTGATCGAGGATATGACGCCGGTGACGCAGGATCTCGCTGCGAGCTTCCAGGCGTCTGCCTATTTCGACGTGGCCTATGGACGTGACCGGAGGGAGTTCGAAGAAGATCTGGTACTCGGCCGCGTTCGCGGCATCGTAATCATTCCGGCGACTTTCGCGGCGGATTTCGCCGCCGATCGGAACCCCGCTCTCCAGGTCATCGTCGACGGCTCGGAGCCCAACAACGCCAATTTCGTGCAGAACTATACGCAGGGCACGGTCGCCACCTGGGCGGCGCTGCGTCGGTCGGAAAGCATGGGAAAGGCTCCTCCGATCACGGTCGAACAGCGCTTCTGGTTCAATCCCGAGCTGACGAGCCGTTTCTTTCTCGTGCCGGGCTCCATCGCCATCGTCATGACGCTCGTGGGAACCCTCCTGACATCCCTCGTCATCGCCCGTGAATGGGAGCGCGGCACCATGGAGGCGGTGATGGCGACTCCGGTCACCGCGATCGAGCTCCTTATCGGCAAGATCGTCCCGTATTTCCTGCTCGGTCTTGCCTCGATGACTCTTTGTGTGCTCCTCGCCGTCTTCGTCTTCGACGTCCCGTTTCGCGGCTCGGTCGTCGCGCTCTATGCGTTGTGCGCGACCTTCCTGATCCCGGCATTGGGGCAGGGGCTTTTGATCTCGGCTGCCACGAAGAACCAGTTCCTGGCTTCGCAACTTGCCCTGATGTCCGCCTTCCTGCCGGCCTTCCTGCTCTCCGGCTTCCTGTTCGAGATCGACTCGATGCCGACGGCGATCCAGTGGATCACGATGATCGTGCCGTCCCGCTACCTGATCCCGAGCCTTCAGACGGTGTTTCTGGCCGGGGACATCTGGCCGATGTTCGGTCAGGCCATCGCTGTCATGCTGCTGATGGGGGCAATCTTGTTCGTGCTCGCCGCCCGCAACATCCGCAAGAGGATCGTCTGA
- a CDS encoding ABC transporter permease, with protein MWWTRLKALILKELLAVLRDPRARIILIVPPVIQLVVFSYAATLEVRNVDVMVLNRDAGRWGYELVQRIEGSPTFRKVSFTRSPEALHEAVDRQNVLAAIQISPTFSRDIEAGQPTDVQVILDGRRSNASQIVGGYLNQIVAGLSADTPAGQRAESSVVGVVPRNWFNPNLIYQWFMVPNLIGSIALLIGLIVTALSIARERELGTFDQLMVSPLRTHEILIGKLLPPMMIGLVHISLYILAAIVVFDIPLRGSLLLLYGSSIIFMASIVGLGLFISAMSMTQQQAILGAFLVLVPGMLLSGFATPIENMPGWLQPVTYINPLRYFLVIVRGVFLKDIPVSQVVTLTIPLALIAACTLSTAAWLFRKRLE; from the coding sequence ATGTGGTGGACACGTCTCAAGGCGCTGATCCTCAAGGAGCTGCTGGCGGTGCTGCGCGATCCGAGGGCGCGCATCATCCTGATCGTACCGCCGGTGATCCAGCTCGTCGTGTTCTCCTATGCGGCGACCCTGGAAGTGCGCAATGTCGACGTCATGGTGCTCAATCGGGACGCCGGCCGCTGGGGCTACGAGCTCGTGCAGCGGATCGAGGGCTCGCCGACCTTCCGCAAGGTGTCGTTCACCCGCTCGCCGGAGGCCCTGCATGAGGCGGTCGACCGCCAGAATGTCCTCGCCGCCATCCAGATTTCCCCGACGTTCTCGCGCGATATCGAGGCCGGGCAGCCGACGGACGTGCAGGTCATTCTCGACGGGCGCCGCTCGAATGCCTCGCAGATCGTCGGCGGTTATCTCAATCAGATCGTCGCAGGCCTGTCGGCGGACACGCCGGCGGGGCAGCGCGCAGAATCGTCGGTCGTCGGTGTCGTGCCGCGCAACTGGTTCAACCCAAACCTGATCTATCAATGGTTCATGGTTCCGAACCTCATCGGAAGCATCGCCCTTCTGATTGGGCTCATCGTCACCGCCCTGTCGATTGCCCGGGAGCGGGAGCTCGGCACCTTCGATCAGCTGATGGTCTCGCCCCTCAGGACGCATGAGATCCTGATCGGCAAGCTCCTGCCGCCCATGATGATCGGGCTCGTGCATATCAGCCTCTATATCCTCGCCGCCATCGTGGTCTTCGACATCCCGCTGCGGGGCTCGCTCCTGCTGCTCTACGGAAGCTCGATCATCTTCATGGCCTCCATCGTCGGGCTCGGGCTGTTCATCTCCGCCATGTCCATGACGCAGCAGCAGGCGATCCTCGGTGCCTTCCTCGTTCTCGTTCCCGGAATGCTGCTCTCGGGTTTCGCGACGCCAATCGAGAACATGCCGGGCTGGCTGCAGCCGGTGACCTACATCAATCCGCTTCGCTACTTCCTGGTGATTGTCCGCGGCGTGTTTCTCAAGGATATTCCGGTCTCCCAGGTCGTCACGCTGACGATTCCCCTCGCGCTCATCGCAGCCTGCACCCTGAGCACGGCCGCGTGGCTGTTCCGGAAGCGGCTTGAATAG
- a CDS encoding AbrB family transcriptional regulator, with protein sequence MSHVSTYGQVPLLPAYSPDGLAEMSLVALSLGIEVAFVAAHHIVRVSIVMIAAVPVFTLLDRRK encoded by the coding sequence GTGAGCCACGTTTCCACCTACGGCCAAGTGCCGCTGCTTCCCGCCTATTCGCCCGACGGCCTGGCGGAAATGAGCCTCGTCGCACTCTCGCTCGGCATCGAGGTCGCCTTCGTGGCCGCCCATCACATCGTTCGGGTATCCATCGTGATGATAGCGGCGGTGCCGGTCTTCACGCTCCTCGACCGGCGAAAATGA
- a CDS encoding ABC transporter substrate-binding protein: protein MLSKRTLIGAIGIGALIGFVSPAAAQETYIPLISKGFQHQFWQAVKAGAEQAAKDYNVRITFEGPDSETMVDKQIDMLSAALAKNPKALGFAALDSQAAIPLLRKAQSAKIPVIAFDSGVDSDIPVTTASTNNLAAAALAADKMAELIGGEGDVALVVHDQTSRTGIDRRDGFVNRVKEKYPKINIVSIQYGSGDHLKSTEITKSILQANPRLKGIFGANEGSAIGVVNGAKELNRKIVIVGYDSGKQQKQAIQDGLMAGAITQNPVGIGYKTVEAAVKALKGEKLDKVIDTGFFYYDKSNISDPKIAAVLYD, encoded by the coding sequence ATGTTGAGCAAACGTACCCTGATCGGTGCCATCGGCATCGGAGCACTCATCGGTTTCGTAAGCCCCGCCGCGGCGCAGGAGACCTATATCCCATTGATCTCCAAGGGCTTCCAGCACCAGTTCTGGCAGGCCGTGAAGGCCGGCGCCGAGCAGGCCGCCAAGGACTACAACGTGCGCATTACGTTCGAAGGGCCGGACAGCGAGACCATGGTCGACAAGCAGATCGACATGCTCTCGGCGGCTCTGGCCAAGAACCCGAAAGCCCTCGGCTTCGCAGCTCTCGACAGCCAGGCGGCAATCCCGCTCCTGCGCAAAGCGCAATCGGCCAAGATTCCCGTCATCGCCTTCGATTCCGGCGTCGACAGCGACATTCCGGTGACCACCGCTTCGACGAACAACCTTGCGGCCGCGGCGCTTGCCGCCGACAAAATGGCCGAGCTGATCGGCGGAGAGGGCGACGTCGCCCTTGTGGTCCACGATCAGACCAGCCGCACGGGCATCGACCGGCGCGACGGCTTCGTCAACCGCGTCAAGGAGAAGTACCCGAAGATCAATATCGTGAGCATCCAATATGGCTCGGGCGATCACCTGAAATCCACCGAGATCACGAAGTCGATCCTCCAGGCCAATCCGCGCCTCAAGGGCATCTTCGGTGCCAACGAGGGTTCCGCCATCGGCGTGGTCAACGGCGCCAAGGAGCTGAACCGGAAGATCGTCATCGTCGGCTATGATTCCGGCAAGCAGCAGAAGCAGGCGATCCAGGATGGCCTCATGGCCGGCGCCATCACCCAGAACCCGGTCGGCATCGGCTACAAGACGGTCGAGGCCGCCGTGAAGGCGCTCAAGGGCGAGAAGCTCGACAAGGTGATCGACACCGGCTTCTTCTACTATGACAAGTCGAACATCAGCGATCCGAAGATCGCAGCCGTGCTCTACGACTGA
- a CDS encoding ABC transporter permease — MRSTVLSQGTWQKILAFASLIALMVVFSIASENFLQPDNLIGILQATAVNGVLAVAATFVIITGGIDLSVGTLMTFCAVITGVFLTYWGMPLPVGIVAAIAAGALCGSVSGTLIAKMKIPPFIATLGMMMLLKGLALVISGTRPIYFNDTPNFPMISQDSLIGAVLPFLPIPNGVLILFIVAIVSSLVLTRTAFGRYTFALGSNEEAVRLSGVNTDFWKIMVYTVAGGICGIAGLIIASRLNSAQPALGQGYELDAIAAVVIGGTSLSGGRGTILGTIIGALIISVLTNGLRILSVAQEWQTVVTGIIIILAVYADILRRRT; from the coding sequence ATGAGGTCCACCGTCCTCAGTCAGGGGACCTGGCAGAAGATCCTGGCATTCGCCAGCCTGATCGCCCTGATGGTCGTCTTCAGCATTGCCTCGGAAAACTTTCTTCAGCCCGACAATCTCATCGGCATCCTGCAAGCGACCGCCGTGAATGGGGTTCTGGCCGTCGCCGCCACATTCGTCATCATCACCGGTGGAATCGACCTGTCGGTCGGCACGCTGATGACCTTCTGTGCGGTCATCACCGGCGTATTCCTGACCTATTGGGGTATGCCGTTGCCCGTCGGCATCGTCGCTGCCATCGCGGCAGGCGCACTCTGCGGCTCCGTCTCGGGCACCCTCATCGCCAAGATGAAAATCCCGCCCTTCATCGCGACCCTGGGCATGATGATGCTGCTGAAGGGGCTGGCCCTGGTGATCTCGGGAACCCGGCCGATCTACTTCAACGATACGCCGAATTTCCCCATGATCTCGCAGGATTCCCTGATCGGGGCAGTGCTTCCGTTCCTGCCGATTCCCAACGGCGTGCTGATCCTGTTCATCGTCGCCATCGTCTCGAGCCTTGTCCTGACGCGCACGGCCTTCGGTCGGTACACCTTCGCTCTCGGCTCCAACGAAGAGGCGGTGCGCCTCTCCGGCGTGAACACCGATTTCTGGAAGATCATGGTCTATACCGTTGCGGGCGGGATCTGCGGCATTGCCGGTCTCATCATCGCCTCGCGCCTGAACTCGGCCCAGCCCGCTCTCGGGCAGGGCTACGAGCTCGACGCGATCGCGGCGGTCGTCATCGGCGGGACCTCCTTAAGCGGTGGACGCGGCACCATTCTCGGAACGATCATCGGCGCCCTGATCATCAGCGTCCTGACCAATGGATTGCGGATTCTCTCGGTCGCCCAGGAATGGCAGACGGTTGTGACCGGCATCATCATCATTCTCGCCGTCTATGCCGACATTCTGCGCCGCAGAACCTGA
- a CDS encoding sugar ABC transporter ATP-binding protein: MTPLVTITDLDKSFPGVKALKKARFELFSGEVHALMGENGAGKSTLMKVLAGIYRKDAGDISIEGVTVDIASPRAAQDLGISIIHQELNLMNDLTAAQNIFIGREPKRAMGLLLDEDALNRNAAEIFERMNLKLDPRAEVGGLTVAKQQMVEIARALSFRSKVLIMDEPTAALNNAEIAELFGIIRQLRDEGVGIVYISHKMNELKEISDRVTVMRDGEYVGTVPTASTSVDTIIGMMVGRSLTETKTEIPDLSRHEVVLEVRNLRRSNAIRDVSFKLRRGEILGFAGLMGAGRTEVARAIFGADPLDGGEIIVKGEPVAIRSPQDAVRLGIGYLSEDRKRFGLATGMDVAANIVMPCLSRFLSMKVFLQARAIRETARSYIARLRIKTPSDAQEVRFLSGGNQQKIVIAKWLARDCEILFFDEPTRGIDVGAKNEIYKLLNALAAQGRAIVMISSELPEILRMSHRIAVMCEGRLTGELQAEEATQEDIMRLATQRRSLTADAPSATMEGATA; this comes from the coding sequence ATGACGCCGCTCGTCACGATCACCGATCTCGACAAGTCTTTTCCCGGTGTGAAGGCGCTGAAAAAAGCGCGCTTCGAACTGTTTTCCGGCGAAGTTCATGCCCTGATGGGCGAGAACGGCGCGGGAAAGTCCACCCTGATGAAGGTCCTCGCCGGCATCTATCGGAAGGATGCGGGAGACATCTCCATTGAGGGCGTAACTGTGGATATCGCGTCCCCTCGGGCCGCACAGGATCTCGGGATCAGCATCATTCATCAGGAGCTCAACCTGATGAACGACCTTACGGCCGCGCAGAACATCTTCATCGGCCGCGAGCCCAAGCGGGCCATGGGCCTTCTGCTCGACGAGGACGCCCTGAACCGGAACGCGGCAGAGATCTTCGAGCGCATGAACCTGAAGCTCGACCCTCGGGCGGAGGTCGGCGGTCTCACCGTCGCCAAACAGCAGATGGTCGAGATCGCCAGAGCTCTCTCCTTCCGGTCCAAGGTCCTGATCATGGACGAGCCCACGGCGGCCCTGAACAATGCGGAGATTGCGGAGCTGTTCGGCATCATCCGCCAGCTCAGAGATGAAGGCGTCGGCATCGTCTATATCTCGCACAAGATGAACGAGCTGAAGGAGATCTCGGACCGTGTCACCGTGATGCGCGATGGCGAGTATGTCGGCACTGTCCCCACCGCGTCGACGAGCGTCGACACGATCATCGGGATGATGGTTGGCCGCAGCCTGACGGAGACGAAGACGGAAATTCCAGACCTGTCGCGTCACGAGGTGGTGCTCGAGGTCCGCAACCTTCGGCGCAGCAACGCCATCCGGGATGTCAGCTTCAAGCTGCGAAGAGGAGAGATCCTCGGCTTCGCCGGTCTGATGGGTGCGGGGCGGACGGAGGTCGCAAGGGCGATTTTCGGCGCGGATCCTTTGGATGGCGGCGAGATCATCGTCAAGGGCGAGCCCGTGGCGATCCGGTCGCCTCAGGATGCCGTGCGGCTCGGCATCGGCTATCTCTCCGAGGACCGGAAGCGCTTCGGCTTGGCGACAGGCATGGACGTGGCGGCTAATATCGTGATGCCGTGCCTGAGCCGCTTTTTGTCCATGAAGGTGTTTTTGCAGGCGCGTGCCATCCGCGAGACGGCGCGCTCCTACATCGCGCGGCTGCGGATCAAGACGCCATCGGATGCTCAGGAGGTCCGCTTCCTGTCGGGCGGCAACCAGCAGAAGATCGTGATCGCGAAATGGCTCGCTCGCGATTGCGAGATCCTGTTCTTCGACGAGCCGACCCGTGGCATCGACGTAGGGGCGAAGAACGAGATCTACAAGCTCCTGAACGCTCTTGCCGCTCAGGGCCGGGCCATCGTGATGATTTCGTCCGAACTGCCGGAGATCCTACGCATGAGCCACCGGATCGCCGTGATGTGCGAGGGCCGTCTGACGGGCGAACTCCAGGCAGAGGAAGCGACTCAGGAGGATATCATGCGGCTGGCAACGCAGCGGCGCAGCCTGACGGCCGATGCGCCAAGTGCGACGATGGAGGGAGCGACCGCGTGA